A single Deinococcus misasensis DSM 22328 DNA region contains:
- a CDS encoding transposase produces the protein WVTQELGKQGKKALLLVWDNASWHISKQVIFWIKQYNREAKASGGVRILSGLLPKRSPWLNPIEPKWLHGKRAVIPAQGLLSAKELESRVCAYYACPKLEPLAQPLS, from the coding sequence AGTGGGTCACTCAGGAACTGGGCAAGCAGGGTAAAAAGGCTTTGTTGCTGGTGTGGGACAACGCCAGTTGGCATATCAGCAAACAGGTCATCTTCTGGATCAAGCAGTACAACCGTGAGGCAAAAGCATCAGGTGGAGTGCGGATTTTGAGTGGTTTGCTGCCGAAAAGAAGCCCCTGGCTGAATCCCATCGAACCGAAATGGCTACATGGCAAACGGGCGGTGATACCTGCTCAGGGCTTGCTTTCGGCGAAGGAATTGGAGTCTCGGGTCTGCGCTTATTATGCGTGTCCAAAATTGGAGCCCCTTGCACAACCTCTTTCGTGA